Proteins encoded together in one Saccopteryx leptura isolate mSacLep1 chromosome 7, mSacLep1_pri_phased_curated, whole genome shotgun sequence window:
- the NXPH2 gene encoding neurexophilin-2, producing MRLRPLPLVVVPGLLQLLVCDSKKAVHATEGLDWDDKDAPGTLVGNVVHSRIISPLRLFVKQSPIPKPGHVAYADNMENFWDWLANITEVQEPLARTKRRPIVKTGKFKKMFGWGDFHSNIKTVKLNLLITGKIVDHGNGTFSVYFRHNSTGLGNVSVSLVPPSKVVEFEVSPQSSLETKESKSFNCRIEYEKTDRAKKTALCNFDPSKICYQEQTQSHVSWLCSKPFKVICIYIAFYSVDYKLVQKVCPDYNYHSETPYLSSG from the coding sequence TTAGTTTGTGACAGTAAAAAGGCGGTGCATGCCACAGAGGGGCTGGATTGGGACGACAAAGATGCTCCAGGGACCTTGGTCGGGAACGTGGTTCACTCAAGGATCATCAGTCCTCTGCGTCTGTTTGTCAAACAGTCCCCCATCCCAAAGCCTGGACACGTGGCCTATGCGGACAACATGGAAAACTTCTGGGATTGGCTGGCCAACATCACGGAGGTTCAGGAGCCATTGGCAAGAACTAAACGGAGGCCAATAGTAAAAacgggaaaatttaaaaaaatgtttgggtGGGGCGACTTCCATTCCAACATTAAAACTGTGAAACTCAACCTCTTGATCACAGGGAAGATTGTTGACCATGGAAATGGAACCTTCAGTGTCTATTTCCGACATAACTCCACAGGCCTGGGCAATGTTTCAGTGAGTTTGGTACCCCCCTCCAAAGTGGTGGAATTTGAAGTTTCCCCTCAGTCTTCCCTGGAAACCAAGGAATCCAAGTCTTTCAATTGTCGCATTGAGTATGAAAAAACAGATCGGGCAAAGAAGACGGCCCTGTGCAACTTCGACCCGTCGAAGATCTGCTACCAGGAGCAGACTCAGAGCCATGTGTCTTGGTTGTGCTCCAAGCCCTTCAAGGTCATTTGCATTTACATTGCCTTTTACAGCGTTGATTATAAACTCGTGCAGAAAGTCTGTCCTGACTACAATTACCATAGTGAGACTCCTTACCTATCTTCTGGCTGA